The proteins below come from a single Oscillospiraceae bacterium genomic window:
- a CDS encoding phage major tail tube protein has protein sequence MPRVDQSTINWAVYEDNTEYAGMAQATLPNLTALTQSISGAGIAGNVDAVILGHFDAMSMTLNYRTMTEQAVRLSEPRRHNIDLRYAVQDEDPVAAAVQIRAIKHILVVIPKTHTPGTVAPATPENGTGEFAVRYWATYIDGKKVREIDPLNFICLIDGTDYLADVRKALGK, from the coding sequence ATGCCGAGAGTAGATCAGTCTACCATCAACTGGGCCGTCTATGAGGACAACACCGAGTACGCCGGCATGGCACAGGCCACGCTGCCGAACCTTACCGCGCTGACCCAGAGCATCAGCGGTGCGGGCATCGCGGGCAATGTCGATGCAGTCATTCTGGGCCACTTTGATGCCATGAGCATGACGCTGAACTACCGCACTATGACCGAGCAGGCTGTACGCCTGAGCGAGCCCCGCCGCCACAACATCGACCTGCGCTATGCTGTGCAGGATGAAGACCCTGTTGCGGCTGCTGTGCAGATTCGCGCCATCAAGCATATTCTGGTGGTTATCCCTAAGACGCACACCCCCGGTACTGTTGCCCCGGCTACCCCGGAGAACGGTACCGGCGAGTTCGCCGTGCGTTACTGGGCCACCTATATTGACGGCAAGAAAGTCCGCGAGATCGACCCGCTGAACTTTATCTGCCTGATCGATGGCACCGACTACCTGGCCGATGTCCGCAAGGCCCTGGGCAAGTAA
- a CDS encoding phage tail protein: protein MPTKHGVYTTQAATGVSTPSVADSGIPFVVGAAPVQSADNYSAAALGLPVLCTSFAEAKAALGYSDDFASYDLCEVMYTHFQLFGCQPVILCNMLNPATMKATVTAADINLTDHKALLPIDAINDASLVVKPSTSGSALTKGTDYEAYYSGENLVVEAIEGGSAYSAAKLNIAYNKVDISKVTKTVVAGGFAAVDSCMSTVGTVPDLLLAPKYSSESEVAAVMATKAGGINGMFGAKALVDLDTATANSYTAAVSTKADKGMTDANEIVCWPMAMLGDRKLHMSCIVAGRMAATDTDNAGVPYESPSNKDAKIDGLCLADGTAVVLTFEQANALNGGGIVTALNFMGAWKVWGNYTGCYPSSTDPKDMFIPCGRMFAYVQNTIIRTCWQFLDKPMNRRLLDTITDTVNIWLNGLVGSGYLLGARVEISEDENPVTQLMAGIIKIHVYMTPASPAQEIDFVLEYDSSYVTSALAA, encoded by the coding sequence ATGCCTACGAAACATGGCGTGTATACCACGCAGGCCGCTACCGGCGTGAGCACCCCGTCCGTTGCTGACAGCGGCATCCCGTTTGTTGTCGGCGCGGCCCCGGTGCAGTCTGCCGACAATTATTCTGCCGCAGCGCTGGGCCTGCCCGTGCTTTGCACCAGCTTTGCCGAAGCAAAAGCGGCGCTGGGGTATAGTGACGATTTTGCCAGCTATGACCTGTGCGAAGTGATGTATACCCACTTCCAGCTGTTCGGCTGTCAGCCCGTCATCCTGTGCAATATGCTGAACCCCGCCACGATGAAAGCAACTGTGACTGCTGCCGACATCAACCTGACCGACCACAAAGCGCTGCTGCCCATTGATGCCATCAATGATGCTTCGCTGGTCGTAAAGCCCAGCACCAGCGGCAGCGCACTGACCAAGGGCACCGACTACGAGGCCTACTACAGCGGGGAGAACCTTGTCGTTGAGGCCATCGAGGGCGGCAGCGCCTATTCTGCCGCCAAGCTGAACATCGCCTACAACAAGGTGGATATCAGCAAGGTCACCAAGACCGTTGTTGCCGGTGGCTTTGCTGCGGTTGACAGCTGCATGAGCACCGTGGGCACCGTGCCCGACCTGCTGCTTGCCCCGAAGTACAGCAGCGAGAGCGAGGTTGCCGCCGTGATGGCAACCAAGGCGGGCGGCATCAACGGTATGTTCGGCGCTAAGGCGCTGGTCGATCTGGATACCGCCACCGCGAACAGCTACACTGCCGCTGTGTCCACCAAGGCCGACAAGGGCATGACCGATGCCAACGAGATCGTGTGCTGGCCCATGGCTATGCTGGGTGACCGCAAGCTGCACATGAGCTGCATTGTGGCTGGCCGCATGGCTGCCACCGACACCGACAATGCCGGTGTGCCCTACGAGAGCCCGTCCAACAAGGACGCAAAAATCGACGGCCTGTGCCTTGCCGACGGTACCGCCGTGGTGCTGACCTTTGAGCAGGCCAACGCACTGAACGGCGGCGGCATCGTGACTGCGCTTAACTTCATGGGAGCGTGGAAAGTCTGGGGCAACTACACCGGATGCTATCCGTCCAGCACCGACCCCAAGGACATGTTTATCCCGTGTGGGCGTATGTTCGCCTATGTGCAGAACACCATCATCCGCACCTGCTGGCAGTTCCTTGACAAGCCCATGAACCGCCGCCTGCTGGATACCATCACCGACACGGTGAATATCTGGCTGAACGGCCTTGTGGGCAGCGGCTACCTGCTGGGCGCCCGCGTGGAGATCAGTGAGGACGAGAACCCCGTGACCCAGCTGATGGCGGGCATCATCAAGATTCATGTCTACATGACCCCGGCTAGCCCGGCACAGGAAATCGACTTCGTTCTGGAGTATGATTCCAGCTATGTGACCAGCGCTCTGGCCGCGTAA